Proteins from a single region of Candidatus Saccharibacteria bacterium:
- a CDS encoding class IV adenylate cyclase, whose product MKTEIEVKFLGVDFDKLRQSLARQNADLEQPMRLMRRVIIETPELAAQNSFIRVRDEGNKVTLTYKRFDEHSLTGAKEIELTVNSFNDTIALLEQVGLAHKSFQESRRETWRLDDVEIVLDEWPWLDPYVEIEGESEARVREVAALLGFNWEDAVFGSATSAYQVQYPDGDASQLVNIPLVAFDQPLPAIISGEGKEQ is encoded by the coding sequence ATGAAGACTGAAATCGAAGTTAAATTTCTCGGCGTAGATTTTGATAAGCTGCGGCAATCCCTGGCTCGTCAGAATGCGGATCTAGAGCAGCCGATGCGACTAATGCGCCGTGTCATTATAGAGACGCCCGAACTTGCTGCGCAGAATTCTTTTATTCGTGTTCGCGACGAGGGTAATAAGGTAACACTCACCTACAAGCGTTTCGATGAACACTCCCTGACGGGCGCCAAAGAGATCGAACTAACAGTGAATAGCTTTAACGATACGATCGCTCTTCTAGAGCAAGTCGGATTGGCACACAAGTCTTTTCAGGAATCTCGTCGCGAAACATGGAGGTTGGACGATGTAGAAATTGTCCTCGACGAATGGCCATGGCTTGATCCGTATGTCGAAATCGAAGGTGAAAGCGAAGCACGGGTAAGAGAAGTGGCGGCACTGCTTGGATTTAACTGGGAAGATGCTGTTTTTGGCTCGGCCACCTCGGCATATCAGGTGCAATATCCAGACGGTGATGCAAGCCAGCTTGTAAATATACCACTCGTGGCGTTCGATCAACCATTGCCTGCGATTATTAGCGGAGAGGGAAAAGAGCAATGA
- a CDS encoding ribonucleotide-diphosphate reductase subunit beta translates to MAGILGTGIQDGLLLKPINYQWAMDLYDQAVSNTWFPNEIQLGQDLTDWKKMSDEERHALTFLMSYFNPNELLVNKALAFGVYPYVNAAECHLYLAKQMWEEANHCMSFEYVLETFPIDRDKAYAAHVDTPSMARKEEFETKFIKRMTEETLDITTTEGKKDFVRNLVAYNIILEGIWFYSGFMVALSFRQRNLLRNFGSLIDWVVRDESLHLKFGINLILTVLEENEDLQTEEFANEIKQMILDAVDMEEGYNRDLLPNGILGLNSDYINQYVKYLADRRLEELGFEPHYKVSNPAKWMAAANDTLELVNFFESTNTSYEVNAGGQQKAGGQSPSADRDENDPDTSILKK, encoded by the coding sequence ATGGCAGGCATTCTCGGCACGGGTATCCAAGACGGACTACTCCTCAAGCCAATCAACTACCAGTGGGCGATGGATCTTTACGACCAAGCCGTTTCAAACACATGGTTTCCAAACGAAATTCAGCTAGGGCAAGATTTAACCGACTGGAAAAAAATGTCCGACGAAGAGCGTCACGCGCTGACGTTCCTCATGAGCTACTTCAACCCGAACGAACTGCTTGTTAATAAGGCACTGGCCTTTGGTGTGTATCCGTATGTAAATGCTGCCGAGTGTCACCTTTACCTTGCAAAGCAAATGTGGGAAGAGGCAAATCACTGTATGAGCTTCGAGTACGTGCTTGAAACGTTCCCAATTGACCGCGACAAAGCATACGCGGCACACGTAGATACGCCAAGCATGGCACGTAAAGAGGAATTTGAAACAAAGTTTATCAAGCGTATGACCGAAGAAACGCTTGATATCACCACGACCGAAGGCAAGAAAGATTTTGTTCGCAACCTCGTAGCCTACAATATCATTCTTGAGGGTATCTGGTTTTACAGTGGCTTCATGGTGGCGCTTAGTTTCCGCCAGCGCAATCTTCTCCGCAACTTTGGCTCGCTTATCGACTGGGTGGTTCGCGATGAAAGCCTGCACCTAAAGTTCGGTATCAATCTTATTCTTACGGTACTCGAAGAAAACGAAGATCTTCAGACCGAGGAATTCGCGAACGAAATCAAGCAGATGATTCTTGATGCCGTTGATATGGAAGAGGGCTACAACCGCGACCTGCTACCAAATGGTATTCTTGGCCTTAACAGTGACTACATTAACCAGTATGTTAAGTACCTCGCCGATCGTCGCCTAGAAGAGCTTGGATTCGAGCCTCACTACAAGGTTTCAAACCCAGCAAAGTGGATGGCAGCGGCCAACGATACGCTAGAACTGGTGAATTTCTTTGAAAGCACCAACACCAGCTACGAAGTAAACGCCGGCGGCCAACAAAAAGCAGGCGGACAGAGCCCTAGTGCTGACCGCGACGAAAACGATCCGGACACAAGCATACTTAAAAAGTAA
- a CDS encoding ribonucleoside-diphosphate reductase subunit alpha: MSEIHVVKRDGTREPFDANKINLALVKASEGLPDQISKVVQVATELQLTLFDGITTEQLDEAVIHTALQNVKDDPDFDTIAARLLLKNVYKNILGDYETETDLKKLHAKKFPEYIKQGISDGLLDERMNNKVFDIKKLAAALDPSRDHLSKYLGVVTNKNRYALRKQSGAPIEVPQFTHMRIAMGLSFNEKDPTAAAIDFYRHMSNLDYVPGGSTRVNAGGSFPQLSNCFLLEVQDDMESIAKGVRDVMWIAKGTGGIGISLNKLRAAGSPVKTTNTESTGPIPFMKMIDTALFAVSRKGKKAGAAALYMENWHLNFPQFLDLKQNSGDPYLRTRLANTAVFISDEFMKRVQSESDWYLFDPAEVSDLPELYGAEFSKRYAEYIEKAERGEMREFSKVKARDQFRQILITLQATSHPWLTWKDTINVRALNNNTSTIHLSNLCTEITLPQDKDNTAVCNLVSINLSAHLRDDKTWDWDRLAASTRSAIRQLDNLCDITNTPIPEAMNSNTQNRALGLGMMGFTDVTEKLGYSYESEEAYDLMDQLTEFISYNAIDASADMAQELGSYPTFKGSGWSKGILPIDTVDELAADRQLEVDVNRTKRLDWEKLRAKVKKGMRNATLMAIAPTANIAHIAGTTPGIDPQFAQIFSRSTLNGKFLEVNTNLVKDLRELGLWEQVKEAVLRDQGDLTNIPEIPQSVKDVYKTSFQLSPYAFIEVAARAQKWVDQAISRNMYLETRNIDDMEKVYSTAWKKGLKTTYYLHVKPRHQAEQSTVKVNKAETASGPRKAGFGFAKAK, encoded by the coding sequence ATGAGCGAAATTCATGTGGTAAAACGCGACGGCACCCGCGAACCATTTGACGCCAACAAGATCAACCTTGCGCTCGTGAAAGCGAGTGAGGGATTGCCTGATCAAATTAGCAAGGTTGTGCAGGTTGCAACCGAACTTCAATTGACGTTATTTGACGGCATTACGACAGAGCAGCTAGACGAAGCGGTGATTCACACGGCACTACAAAACGTTAAGGATGATCCTGATTTTGACACGATTGCAGCGCGCCTGTTGCTGAAAAATGTCTATAAGAACATTTTGGGTGACTACGAAACCGAAACCGATCTTAAAAAGCTCCACGCCAAAAAATTTCCAGAGTATATTAAGCAGGGAATATCTGACGGTCTGCTCGACGAGCGCATGAACAACAAAGTTTTCGATATTAAAAAGCTTGCTGCCGCGCTCGACCCTAGCCGTGACCACCTAAGCAAATACCTAGGTGTTGTTACAAACAAAAACCGCTATGCACTTCGCAAACAAAGCGGCGCACCAATTGAAGTTCCACAGTTTACCCACATGCGTATCGCCATGGGGCTTAGCTTCAACGAAAAAGACCCAACGGCCGCTGCAATCGACTTCTACAGGCACATGTCGAACCTCGACTACGTTCCGGGTGGCTCTACTCGCGTTAATGCCGGCGGTTCATTTCCTCAGCTTTCTAACTGTTTCCTCTTAGAAGTACAAGACGACATGGAATCGATTGCTAAGGGTGTACGTGATGTTATGTGGATTGCTAAGGGTACGGGTGGTATCGGTATCAGCCTCAACAAACTTCGTGCTGCTGGTAGTCCGGTAAAAACAACCAACACCGAATCGACCGGTCCTATTCCGTTCATGAAAATGATCGACACGGCACTATTTGCTGTTAGCCGCAAAGGTAAAAAAGCCGGTGCAGCTGCGCTGTACATGGAGAACTGGCACCTTAACTTTCCGCAATTTTTGGATTTGAAGCAGAACTCTGGTGACCCATATCTTCGTACCCGTCTTGCAAATACCGCCGTATTTATTAGCGACGAATTTATGAAGCGCGTCCAGAGCGAAAGCGACTGGTACTTGTTCGACCCAGCAGAGGTTTCAGATCTTCCCGAGCTTTACGGTGCAGAATTTAGCAAGCGCTACGCAGAATATATCGAAAAAGCTGAACGCGGCGAAATGCGTGAATTCAGCAAGGTAAAGGCCCGCGACCAGTTCCGCCAGATTCTTATTACGCTTCAGGCGACGTCGCACCCATGGCTTACATGGAAAGACACCATTAATGTTCGCGCGCTTAATAATAATACGTCGACAATCCACCTTTCAAACCTTTGTACTGAAATCACATTACCTCAGGACAAAGACAACACGGCCGTTTGTAACCTTGTCAGTATTAACCTTTCAGCACATCTTCGCGACGATAAAACATGGGATTGGGATCGCCTTGCGGCAAGTACGCGCAGCGCAATTCGCCAGCTTGATAACCTGTGTGATATTACGAACACACCAATTCCAGAGGCTATGAACAGCAACACGCAAAACCGTGCACTTGGTCTTGGCATGATGGGCTTTACCGATGTTACCGAAAAACTTGGTTACAGCTACGAGTCTGAAGAAGCATACGACCTCATGGACCAACTGACCGAGTTTATCAGCTACAACGCAATCGATGCGTCGGCTGATATGGCACAAGAGCTTGGCAGCTACCCAACATTCAAGGGAAGTGGCTGGAGCAAGGGAATTCTCCCTATCGATACTGTCGACGAGCTTGCGGCAGACCGCCAGTTAGAAGTCGATGTTAACCGCACGAAACGTCTTGACTGGGAAAAACTCCGCGCCAAGGTTAAAAAAGGCATGCGCAACGCAACCCTTATGGCAATCGCGCCAACCGCAAACATCGCGCATATTGCTGGCACCACTCCTGGCATCGATCCGCAGTTTGCACAGATTTTTAGCCGCTCAACACTCAACGGTAAATTCCTAGAGGTCAACACTAACCTCGTAAAAGATCTTCGCGAACTTGGTTTATGGGAACAAGTAAAAGAGGCTGTACTGCGCGACCAGGGTGATCTTACGAATATCCCAGAAATTCCACAGTCGGTAAAAGATGTATACAAAACGAGTTTCCAGCTAAGTCCGTATGCGTTTATCGAGGTAGCGGCTCGTGCGCAAAAATGGGTTGACCAAGCAATTAGCCGCAATATGTACTTAGAAACGCGAAATATCGACGACATGGAAAAAGTGTATTCAACCGCATGGAAAAAAGGTTTGAAAACAACGTATTATCTTCATGTTAAGCCGCGACATCAGGCCGAGCAGAGTACCGTAAAAGTTAATAAGGCCGAAACCGCCAGTGGTCCGCGAAAAGCAGGATTTGGTTTCGCAAAAGCAAAGTAG
- a CDS encoding ABC transporter ATP-binding protein yields the protein MAKIKSTPVIELRGLVKRYGVGDAEHNALDGVDLTIEKGEFITIMGPSGCGKTTLLNILGLLDHSNDGEYFLDGKSVERLSGWRHARIRSEQIGIVFQHFNLINRLSVIENVALPLTYSGMYRTKRLKKASEALKNFHLSEREYYMPWQLSGGQMQRVAIARALVNNPSIILADEPTGNLDSKASHIIMEELSDIHKRGNTIIMVTHNPDLTTYASRVIHMLDGKIASDTKTPPPVKDPTAKVPLGTHVPKEKSVKKPVKKRKTKAKKK from the coding sequence ATGGCAAAAATCAAATCCACTCCAGTGATTGAGCTTCGAGGCCTCGTAAAAAGGTATGGCGTGGGCGATGCAGAACACAACGCACTTGATGGTGTCGATCTTACGATTGAAAAGGGTGAATTTATCACTATCATGGGTCCAAGTGGCTGCGGCAAAACAACCCTCCTCAATATCCTCGGCCTACTCGACCATTCAAACGATGGCGAGTATTTTCTTGATGGCAAATCTGTAGAGCGCCTGAGCGGCTGGCGGCACGCACGCATACGCAGCGAACAAATCGGCATCGTGTTTCAGCATTTCAATCTTATCAATCGCCTTAGCGTTATTGAAAACGTTGCCCTTCCCCTTACCTATAGCGGCATGTATCGCACGAAGCGCCTTAAAAAAGCCAGCGAGGCGCTAAAAAACTTCCACCTCTCGGAGCGTGAATACTACATGCCTTGGCAGCTTTCGGGCGGCCAAATGCAGCGCGTCGCCATTGCTAGGGCGCTTGTAAACAACCCGTCTATTATTCTGGCCGACGAGCCCACCGGCAACCTCGATAGCAAAGCAAGCCATATTATTATGGAGGAGCTTTCCGATATTCATAAACGCGGTAATACTATTATTATGGTGACCCACAACCCCGACCTTACCACTTATGCCAGCCGCGTCATTCACATGCTCGACGGCAAAATTGCCAGCGACACCAAAACGCCGCCGCCGGTTAAGGACCCGACCGCAAAGGTACCCCTCGGTACACATGTCCCGAAAGAAAAGTCTGTGAAAAAACCTGTTAAAAAGCGAAAAACGAAAGCAAAGAAAAAATAA
- a CDS encoding ABC transporter permease, with amino-acid sequence MRLFIIEHTQNAIHSLRSTKMRTLLTTLGVTIGVASITTILSLSSGITQVVSKQVGALGGNIAVVRPGAPTLDFEGFVSPTIEQTYTTSTLTEQDLIDIEALDSVDSAAPLMIVNGSVKSESATAKKSTILATTPSLVSIANLPISDGQFIDSVTNKDTAVIGSQLSIDLFGTNQSIGQTFKIRGQTFTVIGILKSMNDPINFNSVDFDQTAIISLESGKGFHQGIAQIQQINVRAKDTGSLPQMKNDIDAKLLKNHLDERDFSILTGEQISEPSNRFFRGLTGVMTVIAGISLIVGGIGIMNIMLVGVAERTREIGLRKSVGASNSNIVWQFLMESLIISIVGGLIGYAAGYIVAFALSTLLTFNPAFTWEVAGAALGTSLGVGILFGIYPALRAARKDPIESLRHFR; translated from the coding sequence ATGCGCCTCTTTATTATTGAACATACACAAAATGCCATTCACTCGCTGCGCAGCACAAAAATGCGCACACTTCTTACGACTCTTGGCGTTACCATAGGTGTTGCAAGCATTACAACGATTCTCTCACTAAGCAGCGGAATCACCCAGGTCGTGTCAAAGCAAGTGGGCGCCCTAGGCGGGAATATTGCCGTTGTCCGGCCAGGAGCCCCGACTCTCGATTTTGAGGGGTTTGTTAGTCCTACAATCGAACAAACCTACACCACCAGCACGCTCACCGAACAAGATCTTATCGATATCGAGGCGCTTGATTCCGTTGATTCTGCCGCTCCCCTTATGATTGTTAACGGCAGCGTAAAGTCAGAGTCGGCAACAGCCAAAAAAAGCACTATCCTTGCAACGACACCGTCACTCGTGAGCATTGCCAACCTTCCAATTAGCGACGGTCAATTTATCGATAGTGTCACAAATAAAGATACGGCCGTTATTGGATCGCAGCTTTCGATCGATCTATTTGGCACCAACCAATCGATCGGCCAGACTTTCAAAATTCGCGGCCAAACATTTACGGTTATCGGTATTTTAAAAAGCATGAATGACCCTATCAATTTCAACAGTGTCGACTTTGACCAGACAGCAATTATCAGCCTTGAAAGCGGCAAAGGTTTTCACCAGGGTATCGCACAAATTCAGCAAATTAACGTACGCGCAAAAGACACCGGCAGTCTGCCTCAGATGAAAAACGATATCGACGCAAAATTGCTCAAAAACCATCTCGACGAACGCGATTTCTCGATTCTTACGGGCGAACAAATATCCGAACCTAGTAATCGCTTTTTCCGCGGCCTTACCGGGGTTATGACGGTTATTGCCGGCATATCGCTTATTGTCGGTGGAATTGGAATCATGAATATTATGCTTGTAGGGGTTGCCGAGCGAACACGTGAAATCGGTCTTCGTAAATCTGTTGGCGCAAGCAATAGCAATATCGTATGGCAGTTCCTTATGGAGTCGCTCATTATTAGCATTGTGGGTGGCCTTATAGGCTACGCGGCCGGATATATCGTGGCATTCGCCCTTAGCACCCTGCTAACATTCAATCCGGCGTTCACGTGGGAAGTTGCCGGCGCGGCACTCGGCACATCACTTGGCGTTGGCATACTCTTTGGCATTTATCCCGCGCTTCGTGCGGCACGAAAAGACCCTATCGAGTCACTCCGCCACTTTCGCTAA